The following is a genomic window from Tursiops truncatus isolate mTurTru1 chromosome 7, mTurTru1.mat.Y, whole genome shotgun sequence.
acctagggattatcatactaagggaagtaagtcagacagagaaagacaaataccatatgatgtcacttatatgtggagtctaaaaaaatgatacaagtgaacttatttacaaaacagaaacatacacacagacatagaaaacagacttgtggttgccaagggggaggggctgggggagggaaggactgggagttggggattcgcagatgtaaactattaaaCATATAGGacggataaacagcaaggtcctactgtagagcacagggaactctattcaatatcctgtgataaaccatcatggaaaagaatagaaaaaaagaatgtatatatgtgtaactgagtcactttgctgtacagcaaaaattaacacaacattgtaaatcaactatacttcaataaaataaattttaaaaaaagcacacatgagggacttccctggtggcacagtggatggggctccgtgttcccaatgcagggggcccgggttcgatccctggtcaggaaactagatcccacatgcacgctgcaactaagagttcgtgtgccacaactaaggagcccacgtgctgcaactaaggagcccacctgccacaactagacccggtacaaccaaataaataaataaatattaaaaaaaaaagaacacataaatGACCAAGTGAGCCTGGCTTGCTCATCACAACCCTCCTCACCTTTCCTGCTGGGGTCTCCTGCCCAAGGGTCAAAAGTGGGGTctgcagtcagaatggccatcatcaaaaaatctacaaacaataaatgctggagagggtgtggagaaaagggaaccctcttgccctgttggtgggaatgccattatggagaacagtatggaggttccttaaaaaaactaaaaaaaaaagctaccataagacccagcaatcccactactgggcatatatcctgagaaaaccataattcaaaaagagtcatgtaccacaatgttcattgctgctctatttacaatagccaggacatggaagcaacgttaagtgtccatcgacagaggaatggataaagacgtggcacatatatacaatcagtcagccataaaaagaaacgaaattgagtcattttgtagtgaggtggatggacctagagtctgccatacagagtgaagtaagtcagaaagagaaaaacaaatacggtatgctaacacatatatatggaatctaaaaaaaaaaaaaaaaaaaaaggatatgaacctaggggcaggacaggaataaagacacagacatagggcttccctggtggcgcagtggttgagagtccgcctgccgatgcaggggacgcgggttcgtgccccggtccgggaagatcccacatgccgctgagcggctgggcccgtgagccatggccgctgcgcctgcgcgtccggagcctgtgctccgccacgggagaggccacaacagtgagaggcccgcgtactgaaaaaaaaaaagaaatacgcagacatagagaatggacttgaggacacggcgagggggaagggtaagctgggacgaagtgagagagtggcatggacatacatacactaccaaatgtaaaacagctagcaggaagcagcggcacagcacagggagatcagctcggtgctttgtgaccacctagaggggtgggagggagggagacacgagaaagaagagatatggtgatatatgtatatatatagctgattcactttgttatacagcagaaactaacgcaccattgtaaagcaattatactccaataaagatgttaaaaaaataaaataaaaagataaaataggaaaaaaaaaagtggggtctGCTTTATCCAGAGGGCTGGAGGCAGACAAGCGGGCAAGGCCGCAGCCTCCGCTGGGTCCCAAGTGGGACACCAGGCCTGACCCACTGCCCACCTGTCCCGCTCCGCCCTCCTCACCTCCCGGCGAGCCCCGCTCGCCTCGCCCCCATCGTCCCTCACCGCAGCCCCTCCCCAAGCCCGCTCTGTGCTCTGCGCGTCCAGGCTCCTGACTGCAGGGCCTCGGCTTCGCAGGCctgttccttcccctccctcgGCCAGCGCTCCTACCAGGAGGTCTTGCTGGGTTCCAGCAACACCTTCTCTCCCCGTCAGGCCCAGGGGGGGAGAATCTGGGCTGCTGAGCTCCACAGCCGGCAGGTCTGCCGACACCGGGCTGCGGGCGCAGAGGCCCCAGGAGCGCCCCTCCCCCCTACACCCCCCCCAAGTCCAGGGCGGGGTGGTACCTGCTCCATCTGGAACCGCCCCTGCCATGAGGCCCTCAGGGGCTGCGGGGGCTGAGCGCCGCCCTCCACACCTGCAGCACCGAGTCCCGGCGGGCCGTGTAGGGCAGGTGCTTGATGCGGAACCAGTGTCTGGGAACCACGTTCCCGCTGGGCGTGTACAGCTTCTCTCCGGGCCGGCCCAGGAGGCCGCGCAGGGCCAGGTTGCCCGACAGAACCTTCTCGTAGAACTCCACCCCGCCCCGGGCATAGGCTGCGGACAGCGAGGCCGTGCGGCGGTCCAGCCAGGCTTCCAGGGAGTGAGTGAGAGAGTCCGTGGACAAGGCATAGGCCACGAAGCCCGCCACTGCCGCCACCAAGTTGAAGGCGGCTCGCAAGTTCATGGGGCCTCCGTAGAGCCCCAGGGCGTGCTTGGCTCCCACGCCCAGAGCCCAGGTGCCCACCAGGCAGGCGGGGGCTGGCAGGGCCTGCAGGGCGGCCGCCCCGCTCTCCAGGTGCACCACCTCCCTGGCCAAGGCGAACTTCTGGGCGTCGTGGGACAGAGTCAGGGCATCTCTCAGCCGGGCACCCACTGGGCTCTGCCAGTCCACTCGCTGCCCGTGGACGACCACGGGCCGGTCAGCGTTGGTCACTGGGTCACCCAGGAAGCTGGCGGGGATGCCCACCACGGCCCCGGCAGGGAGTCTCGGGAAGCCGGCGCTCACAGGCTGGAAGGTGAAGGTGGTGAAGGCCTTGAAGCGGTGGCCCGAGGGGACCCCGATATCCTGCTGCACCTCCTCGAACAGGCTCTGCAGCTCTGGGGACAGGGAGGCTGGCTGGCCCTGAGGCCAGTACTGGTACAGCCACGGGACCACAGGATCCGGGAAGAGGTGGTACGAGATCTGAGCCCCAAACAGGCCTGCACAGGAACCCACCAACAGGGCCGTCCTGTGTCTCTGCACAAAGGCTGTGGCCCGCCACAGGGGACCTGCCATGAGGG
Proteins encoded in this region:
- the TMEM177 gene encoding transmembrane protein 177 is translated as MAGPLWRATAFVQRHRTALLVGSCAGLFGAQISYHLFPDPVVPWLYQYWPQGQPASLSPELQSLFEEVQQDIGVPSGHRFKAFTTFTFQPVSAGFPRLPAGAVVGIPASFLGDPVTNADRPVVVHGQRVDWQSPVGARLRDALTLSHDAQKFALAREVVHLESGAAALQALPAPACLVGTWALGVGAKHALGLYGGPMNLRAAFNLVAAVAGFVAYALSTDSLTHSLEAWLDRRTASLSAAYARGGVEFYEKVLSGNLALRGLLGRPGEKLYTPSGNVVPRHWFRIKHLPYTARRDSVLQVWRAALSPRSP